The genomic stretch tacagagagaggtagagacacagagagtcttctatctactggttcactccccaaatggccacaatgactggagccaagctgatctgaagccaggagcccagagcttcttccaggtctcccacgctgatgcaagggccctagcacttgtgccatcttccactgcttttccaagccatagcaaggagctggattggaagtggagcagccagggctagaaccagcacccttaccaggtgccagcactgcagcccagggctttaacctgctgcaccgcagcgccagccccagttggGTCTCTATTACGGGCCAGACACTGTTCTAGGTGCAGGCAATACAGCAGTGAACACACAGGCCCTGTCCTCAAAGATCTTGTAGTCCAGCAGGGGACATACAAAGTAACACCAAACACAGAACACTTACTATGTACCAAGCATTTTCAATGTATCAGTTCTCTCAGTCATCATGAGGGTGCTATCATTATCCctattttgtagatgaggaaactgaattaGAAATTACTTGCTCAGGGTCATATAGTAAATAATGAGGCTGAGAATCAAACACAGGGTTTCTGGTTCTATAATCTGTATGGAGTAGGCacttggcctagaggttaagatggctgcatcccatattagagcacctgagttcaatttctggctctggctgctgatttCAGCTTTGAGCCAAAGCCGACCCTAAAAGGCAATGTGTGAGATATGGATTtagtttcaggctcccagctccagatgcagacatttggggagacagaccagcagatgggagatctctctctccgccccccatctcctctgcctctccataaataattttttaaaaattaaaggaggagggggaggcggaggcggaggagaagcaggagaagtggaagcagtggaggaagaggaagaggaagaagaagcagcagcagcaggcagcagcagcagcagcagcaagattCTAAGAGAGGATTTAGCCAGATATGGAAGGAAGAGCCCATAAGAAGGCCTGGAAGTGACAAACAATATTAGCCAATTGGGGATCTGAAAGTAATTCAGTTGAGATTGAAAAGAACAGTGACAAGCTTTGCAACTAGAGACGTAAACCACAGCCAGTTAATTAATTTGTACTCTATTCTGAGGCCAGTGAAGCCATGGGttcagacttgggccatcaaaaTCAGGAAGACCCCACTGTCAGCATATCAGATATTTGCTAAACAGGATCTcctcaaaaattatttatctgaaaggcaagaggtgagagagagagagagagagagagagagaatcttctatctgtttatttattccccaaaacctgcaacagccagggttaggccataagggctgaagccagaagccgcaaactcaatccaagtctcccaagcaggtggcagggacccaactaccttaGCAAGCACCTGCTGCATCctggggtgtgcatcagcaggaagctgcatcagaaggcagagccaggatctgaaccaagACTTCCAACATAAGATGCAGGCCTAAGGGGCacttttttatttgtgtgtttgaaaggtagagtgacagagagtgtgtgtgagagagggaagtcatccatctgctggttcactccccagaaggtccCAACTGCtaaagctgggccaagccaaagccagaagcctggaatacCGTCAGGATCttccccatgtgtggcaggggcccaatcccttgggctattattcactgctttcccagacacattagtagggagcagaattagaagctgagcagctagaattcaaaccatcactctaatatgggatgttgacatggCAATATACAGCTTAACCTggcatgccacaacactggcctaagGGGCATTTTAACCCCCTACACCAATTGCTAAATCTAGGGTCATTTCAGGTAGCAATAAACACTGTGAAAAGCCTTTCTGAGGAAGTGATATTTGAGCTGAGACCTGAATAGGGAACAGAAAGATCTGGAAGTAAATAGGAGGCATACATAGCAGGTGTAAAGGCCCTAATGCAGAAATGACCTTGGTATATTCAAGGATAGAAAGAATGAGTATGGCTGAAGCCTCCAGTGTATACAAGCCATATAAGGGCTTTGGATTAATCTAGTTGCAACAGGAGGCCACTGGAGGTTTTATGTATGAAATCCTTCTGTCTCTATCCCTTTAAATCTCTGGAATCCCTCTGCTTTTCCCTACAGCATGCTTGCTATTCTAGCAAGAAAGATAAAGTGACATTTAGTTGGAATAGAATTTGGGGTCAGgcaagttttgttttttgaaaacaaaaaatgagagatttagcattttttaaataaatgcttttggaAGAAACATAGTGCATGCAGAAATTGTATACACAAAAGATAATTCATGGACCAAATTCCATGAACATTGAGAGCCTACACTGTTATGAATATACATTAGGTAGATATGattattatcatcttcattttatgGAAAATTGACACACATAGAAGAGTTTAAATTACTTttctaggagccagcattgtagcacagtgggttaagctgctgcttgcaatgccagcatccaatatgagcactgctttgagttctagctgctctatttctgatccagctccctgctaatgtgcccaagaaagcagcagaagatggctcaggtacttggacccctgccaccgacTTAGTAGACTTGGAtggaattgctggctcctggcttcagcctggtccagtcctagctgttgcagtcatttggaaagtgaaccagccattgggagatctctctctctctctgtctctgtcactgtcactctgaccttcaaataagtaaattttaaaagggggtgggggctgcactgtggtgtagcgggcaaaggcacccacctgcagtgccgccacactatatgggtaccagttcaagaaccagctgttctggggccagcgctgtggcatagtgggtaaagccatatccactgcctcccatgttCTCACGAGGAGGAAGCTAGAGTCCAGAACTGGAgtacagggccagcgttgtggcatacaGGTAAGCTgaagtctgcagtgctggcatcctgtatgggcaccagttcgagtcctggctgctccacttccgatccagcactctacaatggcctgggaaagcagtagatgatggcccaagtccttgggctcctgcacctgtgtgagagacctggaagaagttcctggcttcatatcaacgCAGCTTcggctggccgttgcagccatctggggagtgaaccagcggatggaagacctctctctctctctctctctctctctctctctgcctctccttctctctgtgtgtaactctgacttttaaacaaacaaaccaaccagctactccacttcccatccatctctctgctatggccctgggaaagcagtagaagatggcctggggccagcactgtggcacagtaggtaaggcctctgcctgcagtgccggcatcccaaatgggcaccagtttgagtcccagctactccactcctgatccaactctctgctatggcctagggaagcagtaggagatggcccaagtccttgtacccttgcacctgcatgggagacctggaaggaggtccaggctcctggcttcagatcagcacagctccggccattgtggccaatttgggagtgaaccaatagatggaacacttctctttctctctgcctctgcctgtctgtaactctgcctttcaaataaatctttaaaaaaaaaaaaaaaaacttttccaaatTCACACAGTTAATAAATAGTAGTGTATAGGAACCCATACTTTTATACCATGTTTCATTTGATTATCCTTTcctcacaaaataaaaaaattccctcTTGTTACCCTTTGTGGGGAAATTCCTGAgaatttaaaaaggcattttgaCTCATTTCTCTAAATTTTTCGTGTCATCCTAGGcattttgccaatattttctgtTGCTCGCATAATAGTACTTAGCTTGCATCCCTTGtatgatttttcatttatataattaaGCTCTTCATCTACTTATTGTTTAGCCTGAAATTTTCCCTTCAGCCAAATCACACTTGAAATGGCATTTCACCTTACTGTCCGTCAGAGATTCATATTTTTCTGAGTGCCGGCTGTCCTCCATATCTTGTTCTCTGGGCACCCATATGCCCAAAGAACATTCAGAATATCGTGTTCCAAAAAGGCAGAGCAAGCAGCCTGAAAGCTGGAGCCTGGCGCCATTTGTAAACCATGAGTACATTTGGCTCTGTCAATTCTGTGTCATTCAGGGATCCTCTGATTCTCCATTCCTACAACAGCAGCCTCGCCAGCTGGTTCTGTCCACCCTTCAAAATTGTCCCCTATCTGTTCCATGTTACCAACCTTCGCATCTATTGGGTCATTGCCACAAGCAAACAATGttccatctcaaaaaaaaaaaaaaaaaaaaagtttctcttaACCCCACAGCCCTCTCCTGCTCTTCTATTatctctttttgttcttttacccTGAGAAGAGGAATATAGTTATATATTATGACTACAGTAAAATTActctcctctcattctctcttaaaCCCAATCCATTTAGGCTTTTACCTAAACTGTACTCAAACTCCCTGTCAGGTCACTaatgtctcttccttcctcccttccttccttcctttctctctttctagatctatttatttattttaaaggcagagttagatacaggcaaaggcaaaggcaaaggcaaaggcagagagagtcttctatcccgtagtgcactccccaaatggccgcaacatccagagctgagccgatccgatcTGAAGACGCCAGGATGCAAGTTCTGTGGTGGAAATTTTGTCCAAATTGTTCATGGATGGTTCTCCAGCATATGGACAGGGTCTACACATAGTAGATGCTTACTACATTCTCATCCTCCAAATCCCCGCACGATCGATCTGTTTCAAGAGGTTTCAAACGTTGAAGAGAGCTCAAAGCCACAAATAGGTCAAAGTACATTGATTGAGATCCTCAGACTTCCTAGAACAGACCGGCAGATTCCTGGTGGCTAAGCCGACCCCTGTTCTTTCTCTACAGCAGAGCAGCCGATGTCTACGGGTGGCAAATCCGGATCGGCTGCTCATCCGAACACCGATCCAGGGCCCACTTGCAAGAGGCGAGCACAAAGCAAAGGTGCAAACTGCTAGGGACCACCGCTGCCCAAAAGGGCAAGCCGAAGCAGGACTGGGAGGGAATCCCACAGGCTTGAGCCACGACAGAACTTAAAAACAACCTTAACGGAGGCAGACGCTCGCGCACAGCCGCTCCCTCGGCGCCAGGAGGACAATTTCTGCCTGTTTGGCCTCGTGGCCTCCCACTGTTCATAGGAGATGGAGTCGTTCAGGAGACAAGGCTACAAGGCCTTTTACAAAACTTTGACAGGAGCGGAAAAAATACAATGTGTACGGAAATCCTAAACGATTCTCATGCTCACAGACTCTAAATTCCACACACGTTTCCCTTTCCTTAGCCTCCGCGGTTCTCCAGAGCCTGTCTTCTTCACACTACCTCCGACATCCCGTGAGTCTCCGCTCTGTTTGGGCCGCTCTAGCTCTTTTCTACTCGCTAGTTTGTCGGCCGTTTTGTCCAATCACAGGTGCCCGCCAGGTCGGCTCCCAAGGTGCATTGCGGCTGTAATGGCTGCCTCCAGCTGGCGTGGGGTTGAGCTTGTTCGAGCCGTTTTAGGGGTCCGGCGGCCGATCCCCAACGCTGCGAGGGGGTGGATGACCCCTTTACCCTCACTAGTATCAGGCCGTCAACGGAGGGGCGTGTCCTGTGCCGTGGGTGCGGCTTTCTGTGGTCGCCACCTGGCCCCGGACTCTCGCCATTATGGCCAGGTCTCAGCTCTGGACCACTTACTCGGATTCCCTCAGCCTGACAGTTCGCTGACTCCTTTCGTACCCGCCGTGTCCATGCACAGAGGTAAAGGGTCCAGATAGGTGTTCTCGGGACTGAAATGGTTTTAGTACTGAAAGTTCTGTGTCAGGGAATATAGTCtttgatctttttttgttttgttttgttttgtcagagagagagagaaaggtcttccttttccgttggttcaccccccaagtggccgctacggccggagcgctgcactgatccgaagccaggagcaaccgggactagaacccggagcctatatgggattctggcgccgcaggcggaggattagccaagtgagccgcagcgccggcctttgaTCCTATTTTaaagatagcttttttttttttttttttttttgacaggcagagtggacagagagagagacagagagaaaggtcttccttttgccgttggttcgccctccaatggccgccgcggtaggcgcgctgcggccggcgcaccgcgctgatccgatggcaggagccaggtgcttctcctggtctcccatggggtgcaggacccaagcacttgggccatcctccactgcactccctggccacagcagagagctggcctggaagaggggcaaccgggacaggatcggtgccccgaccgggactagaacccggtgtgccggcgccgcaaggcggaggattagcctagtgagctgcggcgccggccaaagatagCTATTTTGACACCCTGAGAGCTCCCAGGGATCTCCCAGCAGaaagatactattttttttttttttttgacagatagagttagacaaagacaaaggtcttccttccgttggttcaccccccaaatggctgctaccgccggcgctgcgcagatccgaagccaggaaccaggtgcttcttcctggtctcccacgggggtgcaggcgcccaagcacttgggccatcctccactgccttcctgggccacagcagagagctggactggaagtggagcaaccgggactagaacctggtgcccacgtgggataccggcgcggcaggcggaggattaaccaaatgagccagggcgccggccccaagagacACTATATTCTAACAgtttggaagggagagggaaccAACCTGATCATGATCAGAAACACAAAGAGCGCGAGATTGAAGAGCCACAGACAGACACGTGGAAAAAAATCCAATATATGCATGTTAAGCCCCACCGACTTGTCAAGACATTGAGTTACACTTGGAAAATAGTGCGCTTTATTCTGCAGTTAGCAGAGACTAAAGTCTGGTGGGGAGTCTGGAGACCTAAATCGGCAAGTGCAATGCAGTGTCAAGAGGCTAATACAGAAAGACTGAGGAAGTTTGCAGAGCCTTCAGATACTCTTAGCAAGGTGAGATGGTCAGAGCTGCAGGAATTTCTGACTTTATCTAGTCTGTACTTTTATACATGCACATACctttcccaggcccagctgcATAGTATAATCACCTGCAGTAATTGAGTATCTGCTAAGTGCTAGTTATTGTGCTGAATGGTTTTACATAATtgccaattgtttttttttttttttttaatttttattttttacaggcagagtgggtagtgagagagagagacagagagaaaggtcttcctttttgccgttggttcaccctccaatggccgctgcggccggcgcatctcgctgatccgaagccaggagccaggtgcttctcctggtctcccatgcgggtgcaggggccaagcacttgggccatcctccactgccttcccgggccatagcagagagctggcctggaagaggggcaaccgggatagaatccggcgccccaaccaggactagaaccaggggtgccggcgccgcaggcgaaggattagcctgttgagccacggcgccggcccataattgGCAATTGTAAAGGGAAAGTTATAGTTAAATTGATACTGTTAATATCAACTCCACTTTACATATGAGAAAACTAAGGGTCTTGGAGAGGTTAGAAAACTTTGTATAGTCCCATAAGGGCTAAACTAAGTGTCAGTATTAGGTCTAGGTAGCTTCAGCTTGGTGCACTATCTTGCATCCCTGTTTCCTTTGTGAGTGGGCAGGACTGAGCACCTGACGAGAATCCAGATTCcactgtgtctctctcctctccttatccacacacaggtgagcaggaTCTCCTCTTGGTCCATCCCCCTGACATGCCTGAGAATCCCCGGGTCCTACGAGTAGTCATCCTTGGAGCCCCAAACGCAGGGAAGTCAACACTCTCCAACCAGCTGCTGGGCCGAAAAGTATGCTGCACCCTTGACACACATCCCCCTTTTTGTCTGTAATTTCCTTCATGTATGGTCCTAATGGGAATCTAGAATCTCACTGGGACTTCTTTATTCCTGACAGGTGTTCCCTGTCTCCAAGAAGGTGCACACCACTCGATGTCAAGCTCTGGGGGtcattacagagaaggagacccAGGTGGTAGGTACCTATAAAGGAAGTTCTGGAAACAGGATGGAGGGTAATGCTAAGAGGGTCTCCCTTACCACCAGGCTTGAAGGAAACGTTGCTTAGATTCGCTTACCTGAGGGAAGGGGGGGTCTCTTCCCTTAGGCCTCTGCAGTTGtgtctctgtctgcccctctttGGCATCTAGTCCATAAGGTCTCACTCCTCTTTACTGCTTCCTAATCTCCCATGTAGTCACAGTCAGCTTCTTCCTCCTAAGTCCCCTCTGGAATTAAAACAAAGCTGAAAGGTAGATATTTAAAGTCAGTAACAGCTTGACCCAGAAGGGAAGGCAGCTCCTGACATCAAGGGTGGCTTCTCTCCCCTACACCTTATTCTAATCTTTTCTTCTGGCTCTGAGTGTATGTTTTTCCTGTTTAGATTCTACTTGACACACCTGGGATCATCAGTCCTGTAAAACAGAAGAGGTAGTGGCTGTGGGAAGAGGTGGTAGAGGGGAAGGGATtgaagagggggtggggagagtccATCATAGGGGCTGGAAAACCCCCTCATTATGTCCCATCCCATCCCTCATTAGCAGTACATCGGCTAATAGACTCTTTACTGCTTTATGTGTGTTCCATAGGCACCAACTGGAGCCCTCTTTGTTGGAAGATCCATGGAAGAGCATGGAATCTGCTGATCTTGGTTAGACTTAGGATGGGATTATGAAGCCCACTTTAATGGCTTTTTATTCCTGGTAGTTTGGGGGAAGGGGGATGGCCAGAGCCTAAACCATGAGTTTTTATGGCAGCGAGAGGAAGAGTGTTCACATCCTTGTCCTTCTGCCTACCATGCCATCTTCTAGTGGTAGTTCTTGTGGATGTGTCAGACAAGTGGACTCGGAATCAGCTCAGCCCCCAGATAGTCCAGTGCTTGACCCAGTTTGCCCAGGTCCCTAGCATCCTTGTCATGAACAAGGTAAGCACTGCCCACCTGAGGAAGGGGTCTGCCTCCCTCCAAGACACCTATCTTGCTGACCTTCCACCCTTTGCTCATCCCCATGCCCAGGTAGATTGCCTGAAGCAGAAGTCAATTCTCCTGGAGCTCACAGCAGCCCTCACTGAAGGTGTAGTAAATGGCaagaagatccagatgaagcaaGCCTTTCGCTCAAAGCCCGGTTCCCATTGCCCTAGCCCAGCAGCTAAGGACTCAAACACGCAGTCTGCAGGAAGCCCTCGGCTGACtggctggccccacttccaggaCATCTTCATGTTGTCAGCCCTAAGCCAGGAGGATGTTAGAACACTTAAGGTCAGTTAGCCTTGGCTATAGGCTGGCTCTTGGTTTTCACCATGTGAAGACAGGCCTCAGATTTTCTCCTGGAAATAACTGTGAGTAGGAAAGTCCTGGCTGGGATGAGATACCCTTCTGTTCTCTGTGCCCACAGCAGTACCTCCTGGCAAAGGCTCAGCCCGGGCCTTGGGAGTTCCACAGCGGAGTCCTCACTAGCCAGACACCTGAAGAGATCTGTGCCAACATCATCCGAGCGAAACTCCTGGAGTACCTGCCCCAAGAGGTGCCCTACAatgtgcagcaggtgcaggcagaggGAAGGGATCTATGGGCCTCTGTGCCAGGCATACACCCAGAGCAGTACAGCCTGGTATCAGAGAGGCAGGCTGATTGTCATGATGTCTCCCTGTGCAGAAGACAGTGGTGTGGGAGGAAGGACCAAGTGGGGAACTGGTGATTCTACAGAAACTTCTGGTGCCTAAAGAGTCTCATGTGGTAAGTGTAGCCAGGCTCAGGGGAGGGACCAAGACTGTGTTAGGGAGGGGGTTCCTCCCCACTCTCCACATGGAACCCTGCCAACAAGACTGTATCCCTCTCTTTGACCTGCCTGCAGAGGATCCTGATTGGTCAGAAGGGCCAGGTAATCTCCCAGATTGCACAGGAGGTGGGCCGTGACCTCATGAACATCTTTCTCTGTGACGTTCAGATACGCCTGTCTGTGAAACTCCTCACATGAGGAGCTCCCTACTGCCTCTCCCAGGGCATCCCAGCTCAAGCTGCTAACAGAGGTCATTGACCAGCGGTGTCCCTGCCTCAGGGCCCTCAAAAACTGATGAGGGGCATGGGCACTGCATAGCCCCTGCCCAGCCATGTCTACTTTTGGAGGAAGGAACCTGCCTTAGCTCACATCCCAAATTgctcctctgcctggggccaCAGCTACTTTGGTCTCAGAAGTTGGCCCCTTCATGGGAGTGTGCCACCCTGCCCATAGTTTCTCCcagatctctcttcctcactccgTATTTCCACCAGGAAGCCATGAAAGGTGAGACAGcacctcccacctgctccccaaGTCTGTGATCCCTCCTTACCCCTTCCACTCCCCAGTCTCAGatgctaataaaataaaataaaataagcattgtggttatcatctttattttttttttagaacaggaaagagaaaataaacccATCCTCCCTACCCCACCTCCTTTTTAGGAGCTGGAGTGTCCCTCCCTCCCAGTATTCTGCTCCAGAATCTTGAGTGCTCTTCCTGGCACATTTTCTGGGCACAGCAAGAGAACCGTTACCATTACTAAACTCAGTAATGGTAACGGTTTCCTCGCCATTCCCAAGTGCACG from Lepus europaeus isolate LE1 chromosome 18, mLepTim1.pri, whole genome shotgun sequence encodes the following:
- the ERAL1 gene encoding GTPase Era, mitochondrial isoform X1 — translated: MAASSWRGVELVRAVLGVRRPIPNAARGWMTPLPSLVSGRQRRGVSCAVGAAFCGRHLAPDSRHYGQVSALDHLLGFPQPDSSLTPFVPAVSMHRGEQDLLLVHPPDMPENPRVLRVVILGAPNAGKSTLSNQLLGRKVFPVSKKVHTTRCQALGVITEKETQVILLDTPGIISPVKQKRHQLEPSLLEDPWKSMESADLVVVLVDVSDKWTRNQLSPQIVQCLTQFAQVPSILVMNKVDCLKQKSILLELTAALTEGVVNGKKIQMKQAFRSKPGSHCPSPAAKDSNTQSAGSPRLTGWPHFQDIFMLSALSQEDVRTLKQYLLAKAQPGPWEFHSGVLTSQTPEEICANIIRAKLLEYLPQEVPYNVQQKTVVWEEGPSGELVILQKLLVPKESHVVSVARLRGGTKTVLGRGFLPTLHMEPCQQDCIPLFDLPAEDPDWSEGPGNLPDCTGGGP
- the ERAL1 gene encoding GTPase Era, mitochondrial isoform X3 — protein: MAASSWRGVELVRAVLGVRRPIPNAARGWMTPLPSLVSGRQRRGVSCAVGAAFCGRHLAPDSRHYGQVSALDHLLGFPQPDSSLTPFVPAVSMHRGEQDLLLVHPPDMPENPRVLRVVILGAPNAGKSTLSNQLLGRKVFPVSKKVHTTRCQALGVITEKETQVILLDTPGIISPVKQKRHQLEPSLLEDPWKSMESADLVVVLVDVSDKWTRNQLSPQIVQCLTQFAQVPSILVMNKVDCLKQKSILLELTAALTEGVVNGKKIQMKQAFRSKPGSHCPSPAAKDSNTQSAGSPRLTGWPHFQDIFMLSALSQEDVRTLKQYLLAKAQPGPWEFHSGVLTSQTPEEICANIIRAKLLEYLPQEVPYNVQQKTVVWEEGPSGELVILQKLLVPKESHVRILIGQKGQVISQIAQEVGRDLMNIFLCDVQIRLSVKLLT
- the ERAL1 gene encoding GTPase Era, mitochondrial isoform X4; protein product: MAASSWRGVELVRAVLGVRRPIPNAARGWMTPLPSLVSGRQRRGVSCAVGAAFCGRHLAPDSRHYGQVSALDHLLGFPQPDSSLTPFVPAVSMHRGEQDLLLVHPPDMPENPRVLRVVILGAPNAGKSTLSNQLLGRKVFPVSKKVHTTRCQALGVITEKETQVILLDTPGIISPVKQKRHQLEPSLLEDPWKSMESADLVVVLVDVSDKWTRNQLSPQIVQCLTQFAQVPSILVMNKVDCLKQKSILLELTAALTEGVVNGKKIQMKQAFRSKPGSHCPSPAAKDSNTQSAGSPRLTGWPHFQDIFMLSALSQEDVRTLKQYLLAKAQPGPWEFHSGVLTSQTPEEICANIIRAKLLEYLPQEVPYNVQQRILIGQKGQVISQIAQEVGRDLMNIFLCDVQIRLSVKLLT
- the ERAL1 gene encoding GTPase Era, mitochondrial isoform X2; the protein is MAASSWRGVELVRAVLGVRRPIPNAARGWMTPLPSLVSGRQRRGVSCAVGAAFCGRHLAPDSRHYGQVSALDHLLGFPQPDSSLTPFVPAVSMHRGEQDLLLVHPPDMPENPRVLRVVILGAPNAGKSTLSNQLLGRKVFPVSKKVHTTRCQALGVITEKETQVILLDTPGIISPVKQKRHQLEPSLLEDPWKSMESADLVVVLVDVSDKWTRNQLSPQIVQCLTQFAQVPSILVMNKVDCLKQKSILLELTAALTEGVVNGKKIQMKQAFRSKPGSHCPSPAAKDSNTQSAGSPRLTGWPHFQDIFMLSALSQEDVRTLKYLLAKAQPGPWEFHSGVLTSQTPEEICANIIRAKLLEYLPQEVPYNVQQKTVVWEEGPSGELVILQKLLVPKESHVVSVARLRGGTKTVLGRGFLPTLHMEPCQQDCIPLFDLPAEDPDWSEGPGNLPDCTGGGP